Proteins co-encoded in one Gossypium arboreum isolate Shixiya-1 chromosome 11, ASM2569848v2, whole genome shotgun sequence genomic window:
- the LOC108473088 gene encoding RHOMBOID-like protein 9, chloroplastic — translation MAVIPLRFKLPYKDQNCDCKCNGWQSRQAEIGNKNGGFNGHQWRLWTFTSVHPRPFSMKALPKENSQLISLDSYFRKLQEDSKKGSSMVLVDRSVESSIKKGLLESLEAYLGKLDEDSNSKIEEKIPEDDQTVLPFSVGEDAIDEKAKFRSDIGFRLRDVNSVSKKSEALQYSDEASHLYLVSIVASINIAVFIFEIATPVKVSELQLFSIPSLYGAKINDLILVGEWWRLVTPMFLHSGVLHVSLGCWALLSFGPQVCRYYGSFTFFLIYLLGGFTGNLISFLHTPQPTVGGTGPVFALISAWLIYQIQNKGVIAKDASERMFQKAILMTALSCILSNFGPIDDWTHLGAAFSGIAYGFVICPTLQVDDTSSRTGREEQIRLVGRFADPCKSLLVFAIFILAFASLLFFVEPPINTTIYGF, via the exons ATGGCTGTGATTCCATTACGTTTCAAATTGCCATATAAAGATCAAAATTGTGACTGCAAATGCAATGGTTGGCAATCGCGTCAAGCTGAGATTGGGAACAAAAATGGAGGTTTTAATGGACATCAATGGCGTCTTTGGACATTCACTAGTGTTCATCCAAGACCCTTCTCCATGAAAGCATTGCCCAAAGAAAATTCACAGCTGATCTCTTTGGATTCTTATTTTCGAAAGTTGCAAGAAGATTCAAAAAAGGGTTCTTCCATGGTGTTGGTTGATAGAAGTGTAGAAAGTAGCATAAAGAAGGGGCTGCTGGAATCTCTGGAAGCTTATCTTGGTAAACTTGATGAAG ATTCAAATTCTAAAATCGAAGAGAAAATCCCTGAAGACGACCAAACCGTACTTCCATTTTCTGTCGGCGAAGATGCGATAGATGAAAAAGCAAAATTCAGAAGCGATATAGGCTTCAGGCTAAGGGATGTTAACAGTGTCTCAAAGAAGTCTGAAGCCTTGCAATACTCTGATGAAGCCTCTCATCTCTACTTAGT AAGCATAGTGGCATCCATAAACATTGCTGTTTTTATATTTGAGATAGCCACTCCAGTTAAAGTCTCAGAGTTGCAGCTATTTTCCATCCCTTCATTATATGGAGCCAAAATAAATGATCTCATTCTGGTTGGAGAATGGTGGAGGCTTGTCACACCAATGTTTCTG CATTCCGGAGTTCTTCATGTATCTCTTGGCTGTTGGGCGCTTCTTTCTTTCGGGCCTCAAGTTTGCAGATATTACGGATCCTTTACGTTTTTCTTAATATATTTGCTCGGCGGCTTCACCGGAAACTTGATAAGCTTTCTTCATACGCCCCAGCCAACAGTTGGTGGAACG GGACCAGTATTTGCGTTGATTAGTGCATGGCTGATTTATCAAATACAAAATAAAGGTGTAATTGCAAAGGATGCTTCAGAGAGAATGTTCCAAAAGGCAATACTAATGACAGCTCTTAGCTGCATATTAAGCAATTTCGGTCCCATTGATGACTG GACACATTTGGGAGCAGCGTTTAGTGGTATAGCATATGGTTTTGTCATATGCCCTACGCTACAAGTGGATGATACATCTTCAAGAACTGGTCGAGAAGAACAAATCAGACTTGTTGGACGATTTGCCGATCCTTGCAAATCACTCCTTGTCTTCGCTATTTTCATTCTTGCTTTCGCCTCTCTACTTTTCTTTGTAGAACCTCCCATCAACACCACTATATACGGATTTTAG